The following is a genomic window from Candidatus Thermoplasmatota archaeon.
CCCCGGCGCCGTGGCCGAACGGAACGGGCGGCGTCCGACGGGAGGCGTCTGACGGCCATAGCGCGTGTCTGACGGGCGGAAACCGCCCGCGGGCCCGATGGTTTCCAGGCCGTTCCAGGATGGGTTCCGACGATCCGTTCATGTCATGGTGGCGGAGCGGAATCCGCTGGCCGCGAGGACGCCCCGAATCGATAGATATTAAAAGGTGGCCGTGGATCAGGTGTCAGACAGAAGCTGACAACGGGCGCCCTTCGGCGTCTGCGCGGCACCGAAAGGCGCCGGGCCGACACCTCCCGGGCGCCGGGAAGCCGCCTTCTGTACGTGGAAGGGACGTCGAATGCAAGACACCGAGCGCGTGACGCTGAGGCTGCCGGTCGCGGACCTCCAGCTCCTCGACATGTTCATCGAGAGCGGGGAGTTCGGCAACCGGAGCGAGGCGATCCGCCGGGCCATCAAGGACTTCGTCCGCACCCGTGCGGCCGACGTCAAGGCTGGCCTCGAGGCGCGCAAGAGTCTGCAGGACGCGTTCCTCGAGCTCGAGACCCTCAAGGCCCAAGTCGAGGCCCAGAAGGCGAAGCTCGACCACCTCATGCGTACCTAGGCCTCACGCCAAGGGATGGGCCCGCCGCAAGGCGGGAAAGGGATGCAACAGCCGGAGCCCGCACAGCTCCAACCTCCACCCGGTCCAGGGTGGGCTCTCGGGGCAGAGCCACAGGGGTCGAAAGATCCCATGCCCCAACGGAACACACGGAGTGATGGGATGCAGTCGTTGATCGCGAGCGCGGTGGGTTACCAGCCTCCGCAGGAACAGCAGGCGCAGGAATCTGACTTCGAAGCGTTCGGCGAGCCCAGGATCGTCGTCGTGGGCTGCGGCGGCGCGGGCAACAACACGATCAACCGCCTGCACAAGCTCGGCGTGCGCGGCGCCGAGACGATCGCCATCAACACGGACAAGGTCCACCTCGACATCATCGAGGCGGACAAGAAGCTCCTCATCGGCAAGTCGATCACCCGCGGCCTCGGCGCCGGTGGCGCGCCCGAGATCGCCGAGCGCTGCGCCGAGATGGCGCAGGGCGCCCTCGAGGAGCTCCTCGACGGCGCGGACCTCGTGTTCGTCACCGCCGGCATGGGCGGCGGCACGGGTACCGGCTCGGCCCCGATCGTCGCGAAGACCGCGAAGAAGAACGGCGCGATCGTGATCGGCATGGTCTCCACGCCCTTCAACGTCGAGCGCGCCCGCCTCGTCAAGGGCGAGGACGGCCTCAACAAGCTCCGCAAGGAGGCCGACACGGTCATCGTGCTCGACAACAACCGCCTCCTCAAGTACGTCCCGAACCTGCCCATCGACCAGGCCTTCAGCGTGATGGACGCGCTCATCGCCGAGACGGTCAAGGGCATCAGCGAGACGATCACCCAGCCCTCGCTCATCAACCTCGACTACGCCGACGTCCGCACCATCATGGGCTGCGGCGGCGTCGCGGTCATGCTCTACGGCGAGGCCAAGAGCACGGACCCCAACAAGGTCGTGCACGAGGCGCTCAACCACCCGCTCCTCGACGTCGACTACCGCGGCGCGGGCGGCGCCCTCGTCCACATGACGGGCGGCCCCGACCTCACGCTGAGCGCGGCCGAAGCCGTCGCCCAGGCGCTCACCTACGAGCTCGACTCGAAGGCGAACGTCATCTGGGGCGCCCGCATCATGCCCGAGTTCGAGGGCCGGCTCCGCGTCATGGCCATCATGACCGGCATCCACAGCCCGCAGATCATCGGCAAGCCCGCCGACGGCCGCGCGCAGGCGAACGGTCCCAAGGTGACGGAAGCCAAGACGGACAAGCCGTCGAACGGCTTCAAGAACCTCGACCTTCCCTGGGTCGGCTGAACTCGCGACGAACTGAACGAACCGCCTCCGATCGCCTGGGTTCGAGGTTCGATCCCGGACCCAGGCTTCGCGGACTCCGGTCCGCAGCAACCGCGCCCGGTTCGCGCCGGGCTCGAACGGGACAAGGAAGTCCCCACCTCACAGTGGCTCCATCACTTCCTTCCTTCCCCCTCATTGGTCGGCTGATCACCGGTTCGGTGAGGGAGACTGGAAGCCTGTGCCGGGGGCCGGGGCTCGCGATCCCGGCCCGCCGGACGAACCACACGACGCGACCGCTCCCGGCGGATGGGCGCCCGCCGGTGAAGGAACCCTGCTCAGCGGGGTACGCCCCGCGGCGTCCTTGACGACGGGACGACTGATGGATGGGAATGCACACCCGTCCCAGGGACGCCGCGCCAACACGCGAACCGCCGGGTCATGCCGGCGATCGCGCATCGAACAGTCTCCCCCCGAATCGGGCGGATTCCGACCCCGCCCGATTCAACCCTTCACGCCGCCCGCGCGCTTGTCCGCGGCGGCTCCTTGCTGCGCCACGCCGGCGTCTCGCCTTTCGCCTTGGGAGGGGCGCGCGTCGGATCTCGGGACCGGGGACCGGGTGGGAAGTCCGGGAACGTGCGCGCGGTTCAATTTCGCGCGGCGAGGTCGAAACTGCGCCTCGCTCCTGCGCGGTGGAGCAAGGAGTGCCATGCGCACGCCCCGGCTCACCCGAGCACGAGGTCCGCGACCTCGCCGAGATCGAGGGGCTTCTCGATGCCGGCGTCCGCGCGCTCGCGCACAACCGGCGCGAGCCACGAGACGGCGACGGCCCACCCGACGCGCTCGAAGACGGGGATGTCGTTCGTCCCGTTGCCCACGTGGACGACGCGCGCGGGATCGATCCGCTTCGCCGCGAGGTAGCGCGCGAGGTTCGCCCACTTGTCGAACGCGGGATGCGCGTCAGCCGTCACGCGGCCGTGGCGGACCGCCGCGTCGGTGCAGACGACGTGGTCGACGCCGAAGTCGAGCGTGTGCTCCGCGAGGAAGCGCGGCTGGTCCGTCGTGACGATGACGCCGAGGCCCGCCTCGTGCAGGCGCTCGACGGCGCCGACGATGCCGGGCGTCCACGCGTCGGACTTCGCGAGCGCCTCCCGCATGGGCGCGACTTCGCGGCCCACGAAGTACGCGAAGTCGTGGTGGAAGGCCTCTTCGAGCGTCATCTCGCCGGCGACGTACCTGCGGTAGCTCTCGAGGAGCGGCGCTCCGAAGCCGAGCGCGTCCGCGACGACGTTGAAGATCGCGGGATGCACGAGCGTCCCGTCGAGGTCGAAGCTCACGAGGGCGAGGTCCTTCGGGCGCGGGCGCGTCAAGAGCGCACCTCCGCGAGGAGCGCGCACGCGGCGCACGTCGCGCCGCTTGCGGGCTCGCCGCACGCGAGGCACGGCCTGAGCGCATCCGCCGCGCCTGCGAAGCGCGCGGCGAGCAGGTCGGCCATGCGGTCGTAGCCCGCCACGAGCGCGTGCCGCGTTCCGGGCTCCTTCGCCTCGAGGTCGAGGAGGAGGTCGCGGTAGCGTCCGCGTGTCGCCTCCGTCGAATACGGGCACTCGCCGTCGTGGTATTCCAGGCCCTCGAGGATGGCGAAGAGCGCGACCTCCCGCTCCGGGATCGCCCGAAGCGGCATGAGGCGCGGAACGAGACCGGGTTGGACGCGCCGGTGCGGGCCGAGGCGGGCGAGGCGCTCGACGTCCCCCTTGAGCGTGTTCATCAGGATGGTCTGCGCGGTGTCGTCGAGGTTGTGTCCGGTCGCGAGATGGGTCGCGCCCACGGCCTTCGCCGCATCGTTGAGGCTCCTGCGGCGAAGCACGCCGCAGTACGCGCACGGGAGGCGGTCGCGCGGCGTCGCGACGATGCCATCCATCGTGACGCCCGCGACGTCGCGGTACGCGACGCTCTTCCATGCGACGCCGAGCCGCTCGGCCGCGCGGCGGGCGATCGCGAGCGCGGGCGGCCGGTAGCCTTCGATGCCTTCGTCCACGCTCACGGCGACGAGCTCCACGTCGCGGCGGTCCCGGAACACCTCGGCGAGGAGGTGGAGGGCGACGATCGAGTCCTTGCCGCCCGAGACGCCGATCGCGATGCGGCTCCCCGCGGGATACGGGCCCTGGCGCCGGACCTCGCGCTTGACGCGTCGCCGGGTGAACTCGCGGAAATGGTCGCCGCAGAGGTGCTGCCCGCTGTAGCGGAGGAACGCGGCGGAGGGCCGGGTGCACCGGTCGCAAGCCTGCGGAGGCACGTTCGCCGATGGCGTCCCCCGGGTCATGAACGTGTCGGGGATCCTACGACGTCGGGGTCTCGCGGCGGACGAGCCACCGCACGACGAGCGCGAGCGCGCCCCCCGCAAGGAGGGGGGTGAGGAGGACGAGGGCGAGGGAGGCGACGAGGAGCGCGAGCGGATCCATGGACCCCCCATGGGCGTCGCGACGCCACAAGACCTCCGGAAGGGTTCGGCGGGCC
Proteins encoded in this region:
- a CDS encoding ribbon-helix-helix domain-containing protein, which translates into the protein MQDTERVTLRLPVADLQLLDMFIESGEFGNRSEAIRRAIKDFVRTRAADVKAGLEARKSLQDAFLELETLKAQVEAQKAKLDHLMRT
- the ftsZ gene encoding cell division protein FtsZ produces the protein MQSLIASAVGYQPPQEQQAQESDFEAFGEPRIVVVGCGGAGNNTINRLHKLGVRGAETIAINTDKVHLDIIEADKKLLIGKSITRGLGAGGAPEIAERCAEMAQGALEELLDGADLVFVTAGMGGGTGTGSAPIVAKTAKKNGAIVIGMVSTPFNVERARLVKGEDGLNKLRKEADTVIVLDNNRLLKYVPNLPIDQAFSVMDALIAETVKGISETITQPSLINLDYADVRTIMGCGGVAVMLYGEAKSTDPNKVVHEALNHPLLDVDYRGAGGALVHMTGGPDLTLSAAEAVAQALTYELDSKANVIWGARIMPEFEGRLRVMAIMTGIHSPQIIGKPADGRAQANGPKVTEAKTDKPSNGFKNLDLPWVG
- a CDS encoding haloacid dehalogenase-like hydrolase, whose product is MTRPRPKDLALVSFDLDGTLVHPAIFNVVADALGFGAPLLESYRRYVAGEMTLEEAFHHDFAYFVGREVAPMREALAKSDAWTPGIVGAVERLHEAGLGVIVTTDQPRFLAEHTLDFGVDHVVCTDAAVRHGRVTADAHPAFDKWANLARYLAAKRIDPARVVHVGNGTNDIPVFERVGWAVAVSWLAPVVRERADAGIEKPLDLGEVADLVLG
- a CDS encoding TIGR00269 family protein, with protein sequence MPPQACDRCTRPSAAFLRYSGQHLCGDHFREFTRRRVKREVRRQGPYPAGSRIAIGVSGGKDSIVALHLLAEVFRDRRDVELVAVSVDEGIEGYRPPALAIARRAAERLGVAWKSVAYRDVAGVTMDGIVATPRDRLPCAYCGVLRRRSLNDAAKAVGATHLATGHNLDDTAQTILMNTLKGDVERLARLGPHRRVQPGLVPRLMPLRAIPEREVALFAILEGLEYHDGECPYSTEATRGRYRDLLLDLEAKEPGTRHALVAGYDRMADLLAARFAGAADALRPCLACGEPASGATCAACALLAEVRS